Proteins from one Limanda limanda chromosome 4, fLimLim1.1, whole genome shotgun sequence genomic window:
- the bin2b gene encoding bridging integrator 2b — protein sequence MAENKMGPNLQAGAGFLAKRVQKSLNRAQEKVLQKLGKTMETKDEQFEQCFTSLNKQQVDGVRLFKDVKAYHAAVKAVHETSKRLSQTLQDIYESDWNGVEDLAVITESEDLLRNDYEEKLSDQIVRTMENYTSQFPEVKERVAKRGRKLVDYDSARHHLEALQSAKKKDDAKIAKAEEEFNKTQSVFEEINNEMREELPVLYQSRIGCYVTVFQNVSNLRDVFYKEMSVLNRELYNVMKKLETQHSGKAFIIKGLNSTAGKSRKRKSLVISNPIPCNTAFPADHVSLRPTTENGKDGEPSSPTAPQTQSNSEETSPPEEGSVSSKDINSSDSDLSSSGTNTPHRQSVCENENSDRSTGGHSLEEVEEQEVAEAEAELAGNQSDDSGVGVPKLEAVSQEVSNPSDSADSDASPTPEQETLVDPPSEEVTPKPAPVPAPRLSFRCTDRPPLLTADQQEETQEATSDQETAESKEDSSSHSPPGFLYKGVALESHAASEEGLLQFEQGDVILVLADTQEQDGLVRGIREESWNQHTDLENHSGIFSEKLIKPVQPE from the exons ATGGCTGAAAACAAGATGGGCCCGAACCTCCAGGCAGGAGCTGGATTCCTCGCCAAACGAGTCCAGAAGTCTCTGAATCGAGCTCAGGAGAAG GTCCTCCAGAAACTGGGCAAAACCATGGAGACCAAAGACGAACAGTTTGAGCAGTGTTTCACGAGCCTCAACAAGCAGCAG GTCGATGGAGTCAGGTTGTTCAAAGACGTCAAAGCCTACCACGCAGCAGTGAAAG CTGTGCATGAGACGTCCAAGCGGCTGTCCCAGACGTTGCAGGACATCTATGAGTCAGACTGGAACGGCGTGGAGGACCTGGCTGTCATCACCGAG AGTGAAGACCTGCTGAGGAACGACTATGAAGAGAAACTGAGTGACCAGATTGTCCGCACAATGGAGAACTACACAAGCCAGTTCCCGGAGGTCAAG GAGCGAGTTGCTAAACGCGGACGCAAGCTTGTGGACTACGACTCAGCACGTCACCACCTGGAGGCGCTGCAGAGTGCCAAGAAAAAGGATGACGCCAAAATAGCAAAG GCAGAAGAGGAGTTTAACAAGACCCAGAGCGTCTTTGAAGAGATAAATAACGAGATGAGGGAGGAACTGCCTGTTCTCTATCAGAG cCGTATAGGTTGCTACGTGACAGTGTTCCAAAACGTATCAAACCTGAGAGACGTCTTCTACAAGGAAATGAGTGTG CTGAACCGTGAGCTTtacaatgtgatgaaaaaactGGAGACTCAACACTCAGGGAAAGCTTTCATCATCAAGGGCCTGAACAG TACGGCAGGCAAGTCGAGGAAGAGAAAATCCCTGGTTATCTCCAATCCCATCCCCTGCAATACTGCGTTCCCAGCTGACCATGTCTCCCTACGCCCCACCACCGAAAACGGAAAAGACGGCGAGCCCTCCTCCCCCACTGCTCCACAGACCCAAAGCAACTCTGAAGAAACCAGCCCACCAGAAGAGGGCAGCGTCTCCTCCAAAGACATCAACTCGTCAGACTCAGATCTCAGCTCCAGCGGCACCAACACACCCCACAGGCAGTCGGTGTGTGAAAATGAGAACAGTGACCGGAGCACAGGGGGTCAcagcctggaggaggtggaggagcaggaggtggctgaagcagaagcagagcTCGCTGGGAACCAGTCGGACGACTCGGGAGTGGGAGTGCCAAAGTTGGAGGCGGTGAGCCAGGAGGTGTCCAATCCCTCTGATTCTGCAGACAGCGATGCCTCACCCACTCCTGAGCAGGAGACGCTGGTGGATCCACCATCAGAGGAGGTCACGCCCAAACCTGCACCGGTTCCTGCTCCCCGCCTCTCGTTCCGCTGCACTGACAGACCCCCGCTCCTAACTGCTgaccagcaggaggagacacaagAAGCAACATCCGACCAGGAGACAGCAGAATCTAAAGAGGACTCCAGTTCCCACAGTCCACCTGGCTTCTTGTACAAG GGGGTGGCGCTGGAGAGCCATGCAGCATCTGAAGAGGGCCTTCTCCAGTTTGAACAGGGAGACGTCATCCTGGTACTTGCTGACACTCAAGAG CAAGACGGCCTGGTGAGGGGGATCAGGGAGGAGAGCTGGAACCAGCACACAGATCTAGAAAATCACTCTGGGATCTTCTCGGAAAAACTCATCAAGCCTGTTCAGCCAGAATGA